The Macrobrachium rosenbergii isolate ZJJX-2024 chromosome 56, ASM4041242v1, whole genome shotgun sequence genome includes a region encoding these proteins:
- the LOC136836047 gene encoding transcription initiation factor TFIID subunit 3-like isoform X3 yields the protein MAMDSSRHRTRASEVYNSFTNEDRMRYHYQYDPSVGYVDDGLDVVEESDDDDGWTPVGEVTFRMERSPKKSKAPGSPKMPKIPPVSLPKMSPKKKSAVSSPKITPKEKSPAASPKRTLKGRSPFSSPKGSPKKTLTKAKIESPKKPATASRKILPEIVESNVQQYRPVYQAQILSNENLVPKPYVPRYTGNITARPYKPPVASPRTILPQKENVFTISDIDNEVIKPTKESKDTRGKVKKSLEPTKERDYDTYNAEMKLRSSLTDIKNSIEATLAADKQIAKVSNIDDLLDNSQKACVNHSKPGSPGLFGKNSPIEEPTDNKKNEVNTVSSFSSLDSLDSEEPCSSHSELSAEETFALSVLDAAVDNSSSESFYNCTNKPFNSYNELEMMTERSMDHHSKDIKPQICDSPEKITATENSVIDEVVRHVPHGPSDAAVAAAIDERSVASGNTLSRDSLDGFLCDDMKSLRNFVAQQSLDLNDAQQIVEEKEEEEKEMLKVHREEKHRRNPSQESINFTFEEVEDSPPYVMDSPEICENISDEKKSNKKPPLFSRFTQKVSDKNKENEEKNKTSPFNPRKMLFFGNKDKKLEGKNKGETAKTEGWTSEAIEDYILKNSTEEALRLGLLDEEDLAIQEAKGKNPKAVIKREVPEVKVHEVIKISGSACKKRQAPEPPSRAKSPSWNPHDIENYLLENNMDENLRLGLISKEDIDIYEWKRATADPAPSPCPVSGHRPYPTPSTGMSPICDTSWTRETLRKNRIVRGSSSSSLSASPVQSTPSSPPQVHPSKSPGEVTTPEVAKTGLSLEVVKKSSSPSKVTRSPQKAGRMAPCPRFSLLMRPVRKEPLTSRHLLLLYILLDGVPELLRLRVFLQCQRLQVPPLIPQSESCSLATSPSEDSSLVRK from the exons ATGGCTATGGATTCCTCCAGACACCGCACCAGGGCCTCTGAGGTCTACAACTCTTTCACAAACGAAGACAGGATGAGGTACCATTATCAGTACGACCCCTCGGTAGGGTACGTCGACGATGGGCTGGATGTTGTTGAAGAGAGCGACGATGACGATGGGTGGACTCCTGTTGGGGAGGTCACATTCCGCATGGAGAGATCTCCGAAGAAGTCCAAAGCACCAGGGAGTCCCAAGATGCCTAAGATTCCTCCAGTGAGTCTTCCAAAAATGTCGCCCAAGAAGAAGTCAGCAGTCAGTTCTCCCAAAATTACACCTAAGGAGAAATCTCCCGCTGCTTCTCCTAAAAGGACATTGAAAGGGAGGTCACCTTTCAGTTCTCCTAAGGGGTCACCCAAGAAGACTCTTACCAAGGCAAAAATAGAATCGCCCAAAAAACCAGCGACTGCATCTAGAAAAATTTTGCCGGAAATTGTTGAATCTAATGTGCAGCAATATCGCCCTGTATACCAAGCTCAAATTCTCAGCAACGAAAATTTAGTACCCAAACCCTACGTCCCAAGGTACACAGGAAACATCACTGCTCGTCCATATAAGCCTCCGGTGGCTTCGCCACGCACAATCCTTCCACAAAAGGAAAATGTCTTCACCATATCAGACATAGATAATGAAGTAATTAAACCAACAAAAGAATCAAAAGACACAAGAGGTAAAGTGAAGAAATCACTAGAGCCCACAAAAGAGAGGGATTATGATACATATAATGCAGAGATGAAATTGCGTTCTTCATTGACAGATATCAAAAATTCAATTGAAGCAACTTTAGCAGCTGATAAACAAATTGCAAAAGTGAGCAACATTGATGACCTGCTTGACAACAGTCAAAAGGCTTGTGTAAATCATTCAAAACCAGGTTCTCCTGGGTTGTTTGGCAAAAACAGTCCCATTGAAGAACCAACtgacaataagaaaaatgaggTAAATACAGTTTCTTCTTTCTCATCTCTGGACTCTCTAGATTCTGAGGAGCCCTGCAGCTCCCATTCAGAACTTAGCGCAGAGGAAACCTTTGCGTTAAGTGTTCTTGATGCAGCTGTCGATAATTCAAGTTCAGAGTCGTTTTATAACTGTACAAATAAACCTTTCAATTCCTACAATGAGCTCGAGATGATGACAGAAAGATCTATGGATCATCATTCAAAAGACATTAAACCTCAGATATGTGACTCCCCTGAGAAAATTACTGCCACTGAAAATTCAGTTATCGATGAAGTTGTACGCCATGTACCACATGGTCCATCTGATGCAGCTGTAGCAGCAGCAATAGACGAACGAAGCGTGGCAAGTGGAAATACCCTCAGTAGAGACTCCCTAGATGGGTTTTTATGTGATGACATGAAAAGTCTAAGAAACTTTGTTGCGCAGCAGAGTTTGGACTTGAATGATGCCCAGCAAATTGtcgaggaaaaggaggaggaagaaaaagaaatgctgAAAGTGCATCGAGAAGAGAAGCATAGAAGAAACCCCAGTCAGGAAAGCATTAACTTCACCTTCGAGGAGGTCGAGGATTCTCCACCTTATGTCATGGACTCTCCTGAAATTTGTGAGAACATCTCCGATGAGAAAAAGTCGAACAAGAAACCTCCGCTGTTCAGTAGATTTACTCAGAAGGTCTCTGACAAGAacaaagagaatgaagaaaagaataaaaccagTCCTTTCAATCCTCGAAAAATGCTATTTTTcggaaataaagataagaaattgGAAGGCAAAAATAAGGGAGAGACTGCCAAAACAGAAGGGTGGACATCCGAGGCAATTGAAGATTATATTCTGAAGAACAGTACAGAAGAAGCATTACGCTTGGGTCTCCTAGATGAGGAGGACCTTGCTATCCAAGAGGCAAAGGGCAAGAATCCAAAAGCTGTCATTAAAAGAGAAGTTCCTGAAGTGAAGGTGCATGAAGTTATCAAGATATCAGGGAGTGCTTGTAAGAAGAGGCAAGCTCCCGAGCCTCCTTCCAGAGCCAAATCACCATCCTGGAACCCGCATGATATAGAGAATTATTTGCTGGAAAACAACATGGATGAAAACCTGCGTCTGGGTTTGATATCTAAAGAAGATATTGACATATACGAATGGAAAAGAGCCACCG CTGACCCTGCACCATCACCATGCCCTGTGAGCGGACACCGGCCCTATCCTACCCCTTCCACAGGTATGTCTCCCATCTGCGACACCAGCTGGACCAGAGAAACACTGCGGAAGAACAGGATCGTTCGGGGCTCGTCCTCATCCTCCCTGTCAGCTAGTCCAGTGCAGTCGACCCCGTCATCGCCCCCACAGGTTCACCCGTCCAAATCTCCAGGGGAAGTAACTACCCCCGAGGTAGCAAAGACAGGACTGTCACTGGAGGTTGTGAAGAAGTCCTCCTCTCCTTCAAAGGTCACGAGGAGTCCCCAGAAGGCTGGTCGCATGGCACCGTGTCCCCGGTTCTCTCTCCTAATGCGCCCCGTTCGGAAAGAGCCATTGACGTCCCGTCATCTCCTGCTGCTTTACATCCTCCTCGACGGC GTGCCCGAGCTCCTCCGCCTCCGGGTATTTCTGCAATGTCAGCGACTGCAAGTGCCGCCCCTTATACCCCAGAGCGAAAGTTGCAGTCTGGCCACTTCGCCTTCAGAGGATTCAAGCTTGGTCAG AAAGTAA
- the LOC136836047 gene encoding transcription initiation factor TFIID subunit 3-like isoform X2, translated as MRMFAQKETNLTRSGPVYEATYRLNITGTEDYIFRRPIETGALEHRRHSAPPAIFITSPEETEIVMAMDSSRHRTRASEVYNSFTNEDRMRYHYQYDPSVGYVDDGLDVVEESDDDDGWTPVGEVTFRMERSPKKSKAPGSPKMPKIPPVSLPKMSPKKKSAVSSPKITPKEKSPAASPKRTLKGRSPFSSPKGSPKKTLTKAKIESPKKPATASRKILPEIVESNVQQYRPVYQAQILSNENLVPKPYVPRYTGNITARPYKPPVASPRTILPQKENVFTISDIDNEVIKPTKESKDTRGKVKKSLEPTKERDYDTYNAEMKLRSSLTDIKNSIEATLAADKQIAKVSNIDDLLDNSQKACVNHSKPGSPGLFGKNSPIEEPTDNKKNEVNTVSSFSSLDSLDSEEPCSSHSELSAEETFALSVLDAAVDNSSSESFYNCTNKPFNSYNELEMMTERSMDHHSKDIKPQICDSPEKITATENSVIDEVVRHVPHGPSDAAVAAAIDERSVASGNTLSRDSLDGFLCDDMKSLRNFVAQQSLDLNDAQQIVEEKEEEEKEMLKVHREEKHRRNPSQESINFTFEEVEDSPPYVMDSPEICENISDEKKSNKKPPLFSRFTQKVSDKNKENEEKNKTSPFNPRKMLFFGNKDKKLEGKNKGETAKTEGWTSEAIEDYILKNSTEEALRLGLLDEEDLAIQEAKGKNPKAVIKREVPEVKVHEVIKISGSACKKRQAPEPPSRAKSPSWNPHDIENYLLENNMDENLRLGLISKEDIDIYEWKRATGMSPICDTSWTRETLRKNRIVRGSSSSSLSASPVQSTPSSPPQVHPSKSPGEVTTPEVAKTGLSLEVVKKSSSPSKVTRSPQKAGRMAPCPRFSLLMRPVRKEPLTSRHLLLLYILLDGVPELLRLRVFLQCQRLQVPPLIPQSESCSLATSPSEDSSLVRK; from the exons ATGCGCATGTTTGCACAGAAG GAAACAAATCTCACCAGAAGTGGTCCAGTGTATGAGGCAACATACCGTCTCAACATTACAGGCACAGAGGACTACATTTTCAGGAGGCCTATAGAAACAGGGGCACTGGAGCACAGGAGGCATTCGGCTCCCCCTGCAATTTTCATCACTTCCCCGGAAGAGACGGAAATTGTCATGGCTATGGATTCCTCCAGACACCGCACCAGGGCCTCTGAGGTCTACAACTCTTTCACAAACGAAGACAGGATGAGGTACCATTATCAGTACGACCCCTCGGTAGGGTACGTCGACGATGGGCTGGATGTTGTTGAAGAGAGCGACGATGACGATGGGTGGACTCCTGTTGGGGAGGTCACATTCCGCATGGAGAGATCTCCGAAGAAGTCCAAAGCACCAGGGAGTCCCAAGATGCCTAAGATTCCTCCAGTGAGTCTTCCAAAAATGTCGCCCAAGAAGAAGTCAGCAGTCAGTTCTCCCAAAATTACACCTAAGGAGAAATCTCCCGCTGCTTCTCCTAAAAGGACATTGAAAGGGAGGTCACCTTTCAGTTCTCCTAAGGGGTCACCCAAGAAGACTCTTACCAAGGCAAAAATAGAATCGCCCAAAAAACCAGCGACTGCATCTAGAAAAATTTTGCCGGAAATTGTTGAATCTAATGTGCAGCAATATCGCCCTGTATACCAAGCTCAAATTCTCAGCAACGAAAATTTAGTACCCAAACCCTACGTCCCAAGGTACACAGGAAACATCACTGCTCGTCCATATAAGCCTCCGGTGGCTTCGCCACGCACAATCCTTCCACAAAAGGAAAATGTCTTCACCATATCAGACATAGATAATGAAGTAATTAAACCAACAAAAGAATCAAAAGACACAAGAGGTAAAGTGAAGAAATCACTAGAGCCCACAAAAGAGAGGGATTATGATACATATAATGCAGAGATGAAATTGCGTTCTTCATTGACAGATATCAAAAATTCAATTGAAGCAACTTTAGCAGCTGATAAACAAATTGCAAAAGTGAGCAACATTGATGACCTGCTTGACAACAGTCAAAAGGCTTGTGTAAATCATTCAAAACCAGGTTCTCCTGGGTTGTTTGGCAAAAACAGTCCCATTGAAGAACCAACtgacaataagaaaaatgaggTAAATACAGTTTCTTCTTTCTCATCTCTGGACTCTCTAGATTCTGAGGAGCCCTGCAGCTCCCATTCAGAACTTAGCGCAGAGGAAACCTTTGCGTTAAGTGTTCTTGATGCAGCTGTCGATAATTCAAGTTCAGAGTCGTTTTATAACTGTACAAATAAACCTTTCAATTCCTACAATGAGCTCGAGATGATGACAGAAAGATCTATGGATCATCATTCAAAAGACATTAAACCTCAGATATGTGACTCCCCTGAGAAAATTACTGCCACTGAAAATTCAGTTATCGATGAAGTTGTACGCCATGTACCACATGGTCCATCTGATGCAGCTGTAGCAGCAGCAATAGACGAACGAAGCGTGGCAAGTGGAAATACCCTCAGTAGAGACTCCCTAGATGGGTTTTTATGTGATGACATGAAAAGTCTAAGAAACTTTGTTGCGCAGCAGAGTTTGGACTTGAATGATGCCCAGCAAATTGtcgaggaaaaggaggaggaagaaaaagaaatgctgAAAGTGCATCGAGAAGAGAAGCATAGAAGAAACCCCAGTCAGGAAAGCATTAACTTCACCTTCGAGGAGGTCGAGGATTCTCCACCTTATGTCATGGACTCTCCTGAAATTTGTGAGAACATCTCCGATGAGAAAAAGTCGAACAAGAAACCTCCGCTGTTCAGTAGATTTACTCAGAAGGTCTCTGACAAGAacaaagagaatgaagaaaagaataaaaccagTCCTTTCAATCCTCGAAAAATGCTATTTTTcggaaataaagataagaaattgGAAGGCAAAAATAAGGGAGAGACTGCCAAAACAGAAGGGTGGACATCCGAGGCAATTGAAGATTATATTCTGAAGAACAGTACAGAAGAAGCATTACGCTTGGGTCTCCTAGATGAGGAGGACCTTGCTATCCAAGAGGCAAAGGGCAAGAATCCAAAAGCTGTCATTAAAAGAGAAGTTCCTGAAGTGAAGGTGCATGAAGTTATCAAGATATCAGGGAGTGCTTGTAAGAAGAGGCAAGCTCCCGAGCCTCCTTCCAGAGCCAAATCACCATCCTGGAACCCGCATGATATAGAGAATTATTTGCTGGAAAACAACATGGATGAAAACCTGCGTCTGGGTTTGATATCTAAAGAAGATATTGACATATACGAATGGAAAAGAGCCACCG GTATGTCTCCCATCTGCGACACCAGCTGGACCAGAGAAACACTGCGGAAGAACAGGATCGTTCGGGGCTCGTCCTCATCCTCCCTGTCAGCTAGTCCAGTGCAGTCGACCCCGTCATCGCCCCCACAGGTTCACCCGTCCAAATCTCCAGGGGAAGTAACTACCCCCGAGGTAGCAAAGACAGGACTGTCACTGGAGGTTGTGAAGAAGTCCTCCTCTCCTTCAAAGGTCACGAGGAGTCCCCAGAAGGCTGGTCGCATGGCACCGTGTCCCCGGTTCTCTCTCCTAATGCGCCCCGTTCGGAAAGAGCCATTGACGTCCCGTCATCTCCTGCTGCTTTACATCCTCCTCGACGGC GTGCCCGAGCTCCTCCGCCTCCGGGTATTTCTGCAATGTCAGCGACTGCAAGTGCCGCCCCTTATACCCCAGAGCGAAAGTTGCAGTCTGGCCACTTCGCCTTCAGAGGATTCAAGCTTGGTCAG AAAGTAA
- the LOC136836047 gene encoding transcription initiation factor TFIID subunit 3-like isoform X1, with translation MRMFAQKETNLTRSGPVYEATYRLNITGTEDYIFRRPIETGALEHRRHSAPPAIFITSPEETEIVMAMDSSRHRTRASEVYNSFTNEDRMRYHYQYDPSVGYVDDGLDVVEESDDDDGWTPVGEVTFRMERSPKKSKAPGSPKMPKIPPVSLPKMSPKKKSAVSSPKITPKEKSPAASPKRTLKGRSPFSSPKGSPKKTLTKAKIESPKKPATASRKILPEIVESNVQQYRPVYQAQILSNENLVPKPYVPRYTGNITARPYKPPVASPRTILPQKENVFTISDIDNEVIKPTKESKDTRGKVKKSLEPTKERDYDTYNAEMKLRSSLTDIKNSIEATLAADKQIAKVSNIDDLLDNSQKACVNHSKPGSPGLFGKNSPIEEPTDNKKNEVNTVSSFSSLDSLDSEEPCSSHSELSAEETFALSVLDAAVDNSSSESFYNCTNKPFNSYNELEMMTERSMDHHSKDIKPQICDSPEKITATENSVIDEVVRHVPHGPSDAAVAAAIDERSVASGNTLSRDSLDGFLCDDMKSLRNFVAQQSLDLNDAQQIVEEKEEEEKEMLKVHREEKHRRNPSQESINFTFEEVEDSPPYVMDSPEICENISDEKKSNKKPPLFSRFTQKVSDKNKENEEKNKTSPFNPRKMLFFGNKDKKLEGKNKGETAKTEGWTSEAIEDYILKNSTEEALRLGLLDEEDLAIQEAKGKNPKAVIKREVPEVKVHEVIKISGSACKKRQAPEPPSRAKSPSWNPHDIENYLLENNMDENLRLGLISKEDIDIYEWKRATADPAPSPCPVSGHRPYPTPSTGMSPICDTSWTRETLRKNRIVRGSSSSSLSASPVQSTPSSPPQVHPSKSPGEVTTPEVAKTGLSLEVVKKSSSPSKVTRSPQKAGRMAPCPRFSLLMRPVRKEPLTSRHLLLLYILLDGVPELLRLRVFLQCQRLQVPPLIPQSESCSLATSPSEDSSLVRK, from the exons ATGCGCATGTTTGCACAGAAG GAAACAAATCTCACCAGAAGTGGTCCAGTGTATGAGGCAACATACCGTCTCAACATTACAGGCACAGAGGACTACATTTTCAGGAGGCCTATAGAAACAGGGGCACTGGAGCACAGGAGGCATTCGGCTCCCCCTGCAATTTTCATCACTTCCCCGGAAGAGACGGAAATTGTCATGGCTATGGATTCCTCCAGACACCGCACCAGGGCCTCTGAGGTCTACAACTCTTTCACAAACGAAGACAGGATGAGGTACCATTATCAGTACGACCCCTCGGTAGGGTACGTCGACGATGGGCTGGATGTTGTTGAAGAGAGCGACGATGACGATGGGTGGACTCCTGTTGGGGAGGTCACATTCCGCATGGAGAGATCTCCGAAGAAGTCCAAAGCACCAGGGAGTCCCAAGATGCCTAAGATTCCTCCAGTGAGTCTTCCAAAAATGTCGCCCAAGAAGAAGTCAGCAGTCAGTTCTCCCAAAATTACACCTAAGGAGAAATCTCCCGCTGCTTCTCCTAAAAGGACATTGAAAGGGAGGTCACCTTTCAGTTCTCCTAAGGGGTCACCCAAGAAGACTCTTACCAAGGCAAAAATAGAATCGCCCAAAAAACCAGCGACTGCATCTAGAAAAATTTTGCCGGAAATTGTTGAATCTAATGTGCAGCAATATCGCCCTGTATACCAAGCTCAAATTCTCAGCAACGAAAATTTAGTACCCAAACCCTACGTCCCAAGGTACACAGGAAACATCACTGCTCGTCCATATAAGCCTCCGGTGGCTTCGCCACGCACAATCCTTCCACAAAAGGAAAATGTCTTCACCATATCAGACATAGATAATGAAGTAATTAAACCAACAAAAGAATCAAAAGACACAAGAGGTAAAGTGAAGAAATCACTAGAGCCCACAAAAGAGAGGGATTATGATACATATAATGCAGAGATGAAATTGCGTTCTTCATTGACAGATATCAAAAATTCAATTGAAGCAACTTTAGCAGCTGATAAACAAATTGCAAAAGTGAGCAACATTGATGACCTGCTTGACAACAGTCAAAAGGCTTGTGTAAATCATTCAAAACCAGGTTCTCCTGGGTTGTTTGGCAAAAACAGTCCCATTGAAGAACCAACtgacaataagaaaaatgaggTAAATACAGTTTCTTCTTTCTCATCTCTGGACTCTCTAGATTCTGAGGAGCCCTGCAGCTCCCATTCAGAACTTAGCGCAGAGGAAACCTTTGCGTTAAGTGTTCTTGATGCAGCTGTCGATAATTCAAGTTCAGAGTCGTTTTATAACTGTACAAATAAACCTTTCAATTCCTACAATGAGCTCGAGATGATGACAGAAAGATCTATGGATCATCATTCAAAAGACATTAAACCTCAGATATGTGACTCCCCTGAGAAAATTACTGCCACTGAAAATTCAGTTATCGATGAAGTTGTACGCCATGTACCACATGGTCCATCTGATGCAGCTGTAGCAGCAGCAATAGACGAACGAAGCGTGGCAAGTGGAAATACCCTCAGTAGAGACTCCCTAGATGGGTTTTTATGTGATGACATGAAAAGTCTAAGAAACTTTGTTGCGCAGCAGAGTTTGGACTTGAATGATGCCCAGCAAATTGtcgaggaaaaggaggaggaagaaaaagaaatgctgAAAGTGCATCGAGAAGAGAAGCATAGAAGAAACCCCAGTCAGGAAAGCATTAACTTCACCTTCGAGGAGGTCGAGGATTCTCCACCTTATGTCATGGACTCTCCTGAAATTTGTGAGAACATCTCCGATGAGAAAAAGTCGAACAAGAAACCTCCGCTGTTCAGTAGATTTACTCAGAAGGTCTCTGACAAGAacaaagagaatgaagaaaagaataaaaccagTCCTTTCAATCCTCGAAAAATGCTATTTTTcggaaataaagataagaaattgGAAGGCAAAAATAAGGGAGAGACTGCCAAAACAGAAGGGTGGACATCCGAGGCAATTGAAGATTATATTCTGAAGAACAGTACAGAAGAAGCATTACGCTTGGGTCTCCTAGATGAGGAGGACCTTGCTATCCAAGAGGCAAAGGGCAAGAATCCAAAAGCTGTCATTAAAAGAGAAGTTCCTGAAGTGAAGGTGCATGAAGTTATCAAGATATCAGGGAGTGCTTGTAAGAAGAGGCAAGCTCCCGAGCCTCCTTCCAGAGCCAAATCACCATCCTGGAACCCGCATGATATAGAGAATTATTTGCTGGAAAACAACATGGATGAAAACCTGCGTCTGGGTTTGATATCTAAAGAAGATATTGACATATACGAATGGAAAAGAGCCACCG CTGACCCTGCACCATCACCATGCCCTGTGAGCGGACACCGGCCCTATCCTACCCCTTCCACAGGTATGTCTCCCATCTGCGACACCAGCTGGACCAGAGAAACACTGCGGAAGAACAGGATCGTTCGGGGCTCGTCCTCATCCTCCCTGTCAGCTAGTCCAGTGCAGTCGACCCCGTCATCGCCCCCACAGGTTCACCCGTCCAAATCTCCAGGGGAAGTAACTACCCCCGAGGTAGCAAAGACAGGACTGTCACTGGAGGTTGTGAAGAAGTCCTCCTCTCCTTCAAAGGTCACGAGGAGTCCCCAGAAGGCTGGTCGCATGGCACCGTGTCCCCGGTTCTCTCTCCTAATGCGCCCCGTTCGGAAAGAGCCATTGACGTCCCGTCATCTCCTGCTGCTTTACATCCTCCTCGACGGC GTGCCCGAGCTCCTCCGCCTCCGGGTATTTCTGCAATGTCAGCGACTGCAAGTGCCGCCCCTTATACCCCAGAGCGAAAGTTGCAGTCTGGCCACTTCGCCTTCAGAGGATTCAAGCTTGGTCAG AAAGTAA